taaaaaataggtcataaataaaataagtcATGAAAAATCAACAATTTTATTCCTCAATGTTTTATAAGAATTAAATTGCTAAATTTGCCGCTAATTTAACTACTTTAATTTATAAagtataaattaatataatgatTTTTAAAGGGTAATATATTTCTCTAAATAATTAAACATGTTTATTAAAACGCTTTATGCTTTTAAAAGGAAAAGCATTAATGCCAATATTTAAAGGTGATtatgtaattttataaaacaaactatatacaaatataaaaatatagtcatacggatataaaataaaaaagacgAAACATGCATTTaatgcatattatatattaaaaaaaaatatatttataaacaatttattaaagcaaaaaatagaaaaaataaatgaacaatattatgctatatcattgtgaaaaaaaactattataattttttaattactattttttggagatatatatacatatattttctaaaacaaaaaaaggaaaatttaagaaaatgtcaaataattaaataaatatatgtgtaaTATATACTCATATGTGAGATCAATGTGTCTCACAAAAACCCTATAATGTATTCTCTCCTCATTTCTCGGTGGAATAATCTATTCCGGTGAGTTGTTTTGTGGTTCGTATAattcatctatatttttgaaatttacatttatatCTGCATGCTTTACAATTGGACGTTTTACAAGTGGGCGTTTTACCAATTCATTGCGTGGTTCATATTTTGCTTGAATagaactttttttttttagcacATACatattatcttcattttgAACAATAGTAAATCTCTGAGTATTTCGGTGATTGTTTATATTGTCATCCATTGTATTTATTCTTTTAATACCATCGGCACCCGCAtccttaaaattatattttattccaTGTGCCCTATCTACCATTTTTtgatgcatatatttttcggCATCTCGTTGTTTACTTTGAtgatgttttaaaaaaaacacaatCGATGCTAAAGCGATTAATATAATTCCTATAAAGAACAATATCAatgatgaaattaaaaaactgTTGTCATGctcatataaattatataaagcaTTTTCACAAATGtatgataatatatcatCATTTGACTCATTTGCATCAATGTGGATTTTTTTTCCAACTCTTggtgataaattaaaattttttaatttgggatttgttaatattttaataggAATCACAATTTCTCCATATTCTTTTGAATTAGAATCTTCAGGTTGAATTCCTATAATTATATCTGATTCATACATTCCATCTTTATATGCTGAAAATACAACAGGAATGTTTTTTTGTTgatctttatttaaataaaacttaGCAAAATGGCAATCCATTTGCATCCATAAACCTCCCAGTAATGTAGTTAATACTGCTGCTTCTGCATTTATTAAACTATTATGTATTGTTTTTTTGTCCTTAGatactatttttatagaTGTCCTTGTTATTATATCTAAAACTTCATCAGATTCAGGTATAAATCCTTGTTTATGACATACCGAATATATCAATCCAGCTACTCCCGATACATGAGGGGCTGCCATAGAAGTACCTGTATTCATTTTGTATGTGTTCATAGGTGTTGTGGAATATATGTGATGTCCTGGTGCAAGAATGTGCACACTGTTAGCTCCATAATTAGAAAATGGTGAAATTTGTAAGAATTTGTTGATGGAACCAACACtataaaaaagagaaaatataacAGATGAAATGCAAATATGAAGAAATTGTTACAATACACTACGTTATATcgaataaacaaataaatatattcgtGAAAAGTACTATTTTTGCACTCTTAGACATACCTATAAACATTTGGAAGTTTATAACTAGCAGGGTATATAGGATAAAGATcgttgtttttattttcatttcctGCTGCAGCTATAAAAACTGTTCCTTTccccttaaaagtatattttaATCTTTCAATAGCTAAGAACATATTCGTATCATAATTTCTAGAACCCCAACTAGCATTAATAATTGGCGATTTGTTTAATATACAAACATTTATAGCTTTAATTACATGGAAACTACCTCCATAACTATCTCCATCAATAAATCGTAAAGATATCAAATTGACATCAGGAGCAACACCAACCATACCTAAAGAATTTGCCGAAGCAGCTGCTATTCCAGAAACATGTGTACCATGCCCAGATGTATCTATTGGATTTTTAACcataaaatcaaaaaaatcatCTGTCATTTCATATCTATCTGAATATTTCggtgtgtatatattttttgctaAATCTATATGGTTTTTATCAACCCCTGAATCTATAACACAtatctttacatttttatttccatacCCAGACAAAAGCCAAGCATTAAATACTCTTATAAAAGATAAATTCCAAGTCGAATACTCTTTCAATTCTTTTGGTAATGCGTTCAAAATTTTTTCTTCTATTCCAGCATTTTTTTGATTTCGATTTTTGGATAAAGAGAAAATTGATTCTAGACCCCAcatttttcttaaaaatgaatattttatattatataattttttgggttttttaatatattttttcatattttcatttaatttattcattGCATTGTCaatatcttcattttcataaTCGGTATCAAATGCTATATAAGTATTTGAAAAATTCCAATTATCGATATAATTCTTGAGCTCATTATGCAATATAATTAATGCCTCTTTTAATATCTTTAAATTGCTCATATCAAAAattataggaataaaaaaacaCACAAAGTTTATTGGtgatgatatatcataacgTATATTCTTAACGTCTTTAaaatgcatatttatatattttgtaaatttaaCATTTGCTTCATTTATAATTGTTTTCATCTTCTTCGAATGTAAATCTAAATCCCCATGGAAAATGAATATCAATTCTTGttctttcatatttttattctttaagTTTAATAGATATTGATCTGTAACTTTGTCTACAGtcaaaattttatttgaattattttttttggcCGTATCATTAGGTTTCTTATTTAATTTAGGTTTAGAATCGACATTGTTCCTTTCCTCagattttttttcacttccAATACTATCATCTTTCTTGCTACTTGGGATGGataaaaaactaaaaaaactTTGTATCTTCCCTATAAATccatgattatatttttcattttcatgaGAATCACTTTTTTCAATGTTTTGGCTGTTActaattttatcattaagTTCACTTGCGTGTTCactgttaatttttttttttttttttgaataaccATTTTCATAATCAATAGTCCCAAATCCACTATACAAATTTTCATTCAAATAGTTTTCCTCgtcttctttttcatttgtaTTCTCTCCTGTTTCTGTTTGAATAAAACTCATTTCAGGTTCTTCAATATCCTCTGTTTTCGTAAACTTTGGATTTTTTGTCAttagaaatattttatatcgtCTATTTCCTTTATTAGTTAATACTATATGCCTTTGGTGTGTGTATTCGGTTTTATTTACTTCATTATATTCTATACTTAAGCTATTTATACTTAGCTTTGAAATATCTGATGCATCTacttttatatcatttaatatattatcagAATTTGTTATAAGTTTATAATGGTCAAAtgtatatgtttttatattatcatctaAATATTTCGTCGTGCCTTTTAAACCACTATTATGTTGCTCATTATTGTCAATTTTATCTTTTAGACTTATaccactttttttattatcatttacaTTTTTGCTATTATTCTCATTGCCTGGAGTtgtgtttatatttttatttttttcttcctgTCCATGCATGTTCCCCCTTTTTAAATTGGCACCATTTTTTTCTACTAAATCATCCTCTTCTAAATTATCTTTCCTGCCTTCTATCAAATCATCATCTTCATCTTCATCCTCACCCTCATCCTCATCCTCATCAtttcttatattatcatttgaATTCGATGCAccattttgattatttattttatttactttATTTTGTTGAGAATTTTGTTTTCCTATATTAGGATATTTATTAGATAATTCAATAAATTGTATATCATCCAATTGATTTGATAGACGtctttcattttcttcagcAATTCTTCTGTTTTCTATACTTTGTTGGTTTCCGTATCttcgtcttttttttttatctgctatatctttttttttgtgaaatGCTGCAGATATTTCataaatgttaaatatagGCTTATAACCATCTGTTATATCTTCAACTTGTTTTTCCCTATCTTCAATAATACTTGCCAAAATTCGATGTTTCTTACcaacaaaattatattttttcaaattttttgaACAAATATGCTTATTATACTGACCCTTGTGCAGTATAAATTCAATTAGCATTAAGGATAGAACATAAAATGTTCTCAacattttatgaaaaataaatataacggaacataaaaatgcatatacaatatatattaaggaataaaaataaattattaaatgcaaataataaatagcgaaaatataacttttttaattaattactactaaaaaaattaataaataaataaataaataaataaaaaatagacaTGATCATAGATATATGGCTCCCATAAACACAAAAAGTGCATCATGAatttttttgtgtgtatGTTAAgcttatatatgtatattacatatatattttattaagttaattaaaaacattatctttcatattataaaaaatctATATATAGGAGCacaatttaattaataaaagttctacatatttttttgttcttccatttttttgtttataatttagagcaattaatatatttattaatagaCATACTTCATGCTccttaattttaatttttttaataaataatatttatacattattttttaaaatttattacattttctatgcacaaaaaaaatggaggaatttatttttatttgattttactgaatatagagaaaaaaaaaaataaaatggtttctaaaaatatattaatatagaatcaATAATAAGGCATTTCCACAAATAATGTCTTATGCAttatccatatatatattatacaacgtatatatttatttattcataaaaaaatgaaggcAATTATAGcacaacatttttttttttttaaatgcaacataaaataataaaattaataacaaaattaatttCGCGTATATTggtttttttcttcatcaaaaaaattaattatatatattttttatgtgtttcataaaaaacaacaaaacATATTGAAGTTTGTGTAAAATAAGAGAAAGGttgtaaaattaaatatattgtagAAATCAGTGATCAATGTGACTCAACTTATTAATTATGTGTgtgctttaatttttttttattttccggTTTTGgagtttatatatatacacgtttattatttattatatattatttattatttattttaattttttttgtttataaatttacagtgattttaatattaaacaaATATCATTAACAAATGCAACTGAAACATGTAATAGTTACTGTCatttagtaaaaaaaaaaaaatacatataactaaaaaaaacattggtctataatatgtttttgaactatattttattatacttacATTTAATAGTTCTTAAATTTACAAACAGTAAAAAATGtcttattttaaaaattaaaatggaATTTTCCTTAATGCTGAAAAttgaaaaggaaaaaatgcatatttttaaaaatttacaaaCTTTTCAATGAATTATAAAAGGAATTGCTTCAAAAAAactgtttttttattttgtaactatatttataaattttaatagtccttttaaaaaaaaaatatatatatattaaataaaaaggcAACGTCATTAGtgtgtaataatttttttacctaatttaatatgttctatttaaataatatatttatcttaAAGATTAATATGTTTGCCAGAATTATTCGTAAAATATTGGAAAAATTGTAATTGCaaaaaaagaggaaaaaagaaaataaagaaaaaaacaatatggaAAAGGAATGGTACCCAACAAAAAGTTATTGTACAGTGAAAACAGTATATGgaatttgaatatatatatacatatgaattggtataataacaaaatgtGGCTTTAAATTCtccattaaaaaaaacaatattaataaaattacacATAATTGTATTAGAAAATACTAAATTTCGTTAAAGCTATTTTTTCCTGCAAAAATGGCAATGTCTAACAGcaatcaaataaataattacgagatgaaaataaatgcaCAAATATGCGTAATTccctaataatatatatatatatttattcatgtgccattttataaatttgaaaaGCAAAATCCCAactgtaataaaaaattccaTATTACTTTTTTGGCCATGctattgtataaaaaaaggaaattcataaatattttaccTTAAAACTAAAAATATGTGTAAACATTCCCCACATACTAAAGTTCATTTATTTGTAGTCTAGTTTAAAAAGCACAACCATGCTAcgattaatatatattgttgttTTCTATATAAATACCATCATTTATCGGTTTAGAAAACTGATATACaacatacatatgtatataggTATATGGGGTAAGCAAAAGGGAATGTAAGcgatacaaaaaatattaatacaaCTTTCATGAgttgttataaaaaatattgaatatACATGCTCATTTTATTCTAATTCCAAATCATTACAagcaattttatttaatttataaaaatattaaaattaaaatattcttatttttgttaaatattataatgatctcataaatatattttaaatatgtgTTACCTATTTAATTTACAAGAGCATAAAAAAACAGCAAATACATAGAAACCCATAGGAAAAATGGAAacaatattatacataaaaatatattcatatacatatatatttccataacatattttataatccttctattatttaaaaagctattattttttatataagaaaattttaattataaaaaaaaattgtaaacaaagggaatataaaaataaataagaaaTTTCGTATTGAAATTAAAGgaaggaaaataaaaaaaaaaaaaaacaatatgtataattatgtatgcatatatatattatttttttatataaatataagtgTTATATACAGTATTTTTACGATATTTTAGAGGAACTTTTTCAAAAATggttaataaattataaattaaacattttaaaCTGTGAGGAGggaaagaaaataaaaatttcgataaacaaaatagcttaaactataaaatttagttttttctttttcaaaaattcaaaatatgaatataatcATACGCGTATATATAAACTGATGATTatatgttcatatttttatgtttccATTTATACATGTTTTTATTGAATATGTTCATATCTATAATCAGTTTATATGTGTTTACATATACGTGCTCATATCTGTGATATATGTTTACAtgtgtttttattatatattaaattattttttttttttgttcttttaataaaatcgTAAAGGAAATTAAAGGACTTTTATATGTTGCTAAAGTCCAATATTTCCCTTGAGACACAagataaaatatacatattcatgatatatatactatGGCCATATATGAATGATTATCTTAGTAAGTATATATTAACAGAAGAATGCCTTAAAtgaaaattacaaaaaatagtATAACTAATATTTGAAGATATATCCCAGACATTTCAAATgcgatttattttattttattaatattattttttttcatgcgAACAGATTATGGCATTATTCTTTTTTAGTATATGtgtaatatttaaataaataagaataatttttagatattaaaataatatcataACAATACATAATGTTTTAAAGACCAATGGTGTTCGTTATTACAGACTATAATTATTCcgtaaataaataaatattacatattatatatatttatgtatgttTATTCCTGTGCTAATACACATATGTAtgaacaataaaaaaaaaaaaaaaagaataaaagggaaagttaaaaaatataaactatACTATATATGTTTTCTGTAAATTATGATTAGCGATACACCTGATACATTAATAGAGATACAAACAGGTTATGCTTATGAGTACATAACAGAAAATATAAACTAAGATAATACCACTGGTGAAATATTAAAGATTTAATTATAAAGggagaaatatatttaaaaaatagctGAATACATTTATTGTTGATATAAATTAACACACACATACGAAGAAAATGATAGGGAACAAAGAAGAAGCATATGAATGCTTCAATTTAGCAACAAGATATATGAAAGTAGGAAATTACAGTCAtgcaaaaaatttatttttaaaatctAAAAGGATGTTTCCTGAAATTGATATAACTgaacaaataaaaacatgtgaagaaaaaataaataaaagtgaaCACATAGGAAATGATAATACAACATCCAGTAATACTAATAATAGGACATATAAAGCtgatcaaaataatttacatGAACGGCATAAATCAAAAGATGATGGTatcgaaaaaatattaagaacaaataatttttatgaaatattaGGTATACCAAAAAATAGTAATGATGAAACTATTAAAAGcgcttataaaaaattagcGAAAATATATCATCCTGATAAGAATAAAGAAAAAGGGGCTGAAGAagcttttaaaaaaatatcaaaagcatttcaaaatttaataaataaagaaaaaagatatgaatatgataataatttagaaATGAATTCTCATTACCCAACACATAGAGCAACACATTTCTATTATAGTGATGATGTATTTACCCCCGAAGATTTATTTCGTAGTTTTTTTGGAATAAATTTTGCTACTTGTAATAATAGAGCATTCCGAACTAATATTAATACAGAAAATACAcacaacaataataataatagcaatagtaatagtaataataataatcaacGAAATGTTTCCCTTGTACAAAtctctatatttttaataatgtttgttatattttttctatcaAGCTATTTTGAGCAACCAAGggtaaaaaatttatatacatatctaTGCGTGAAacacattaatattatcataCTTTATAGTTTGTGCCTTCAGAAAATATGCAGTTTTAAATATGCATGCATTTacatatttcaaaaaaaaaaacgaatttAGGCACATGTGTTCAATACatcttttttataaataaaagagaATAATTATAAACATGCCTATTTTACACAAAtcattgtttattttttattttaaatagttttaatttttttctattaggCTGTATATTCCCttcaaaaaacaaattattttgataCTGTAAATTATACGTCATTAAATAGAATTCGATTTTACACAAAAAGAACATTTGGCTATAACTATCCTAAAAATAGCCATCCCCGTTTTCAAGTAAGTTTTTTTccattcatatatttaataatgtttatttgttatgtatatacaatatattatatcaCGCTTGtggtatttatttttttttctaggTTGAATTTGAAGTAGAATACAAATATTATGAGCACGAATGCCACGTTTTgactaaaaaaattaaaaatgattattatggacaaaaaaaaaaatacagtaattaatttttccatatatatataattttagcATATAgcaattataaattttgtgTCTGTTTACTAAATtcgatttattttataaacgaatatatatattttttctcttgTCTTTTGCTACCTTTAGAACAACAATTAAATTATAAGGACATACCCGAAAGTTGCTTGAAACTAAAAACATTAGAGGTAACAACCATtatcaataaaattaatataatacgcTTTTTACTGCATTTCTCTTTTCCATATATTGAACAAACGGTTATGCATCCCAAATATATGGCTTAACTAATTATTGTgttcacaaatatatatatatatatatatatacttttttttttttttttaaatccaGGACCAGTACAACAACTACATTATGAAGTTAAAGAGACGATgacaataatatttttttttttgataaattattttaaaaaaaattaaataaatagttaaaatatatatatgacatGAAGGAACCtatatataacttttttcCATTGTCTTATCACTTTAATATTTCTAAATATCATTACCCCTTTTATTCAcgatattttaaatataatttttgttaaaatatttgaaaattatttatttgattcagtttaattattatacattatACCCATGCACATGTGTATGTATTATGCATATTCGCATTTTAATCGCCAAAATCACAAAAATTTCAAAAgctaaaattattaatattatatatatttcctaATATTCATGGTAAGATTTATTATTCACAACTCGGTAGttgtttcattttcatttattttatgcattttttcttttttcgtTTACTTATTTGTAATTTCAAcaccatattttttaaattcaatataatttattagtacgcttaaaaaatgattaataCCTACTACTATATGTCCAAAATATACGTATAGTAGTATTAGATAATATACTAAGTAACATACTATTTTATTCCTTTCTTTgctcaattttttttctttttttttactatttataaatatatagtgcATATTTTGTTTACAAATTATTTCGTGTCTatgaacatatatatatatatatcatgcatatctatatttttgttaaatcgttgtatgatatataaaaatgcaaacccattttttaaaacgTTGTTAAtattgcataattttttttcatattatatatatacgcattttatttttccactTCAAACCTATTGTAATATATATCTcctgaaaaatatattaatttagttttatagtaataatataaaaaacaaaataattaattttcaataatttttaaatatacatGTTTAAAAGTGTGTCATAAGGGATAACAAGACAatttcaatatatttttatcttatgcattaaaaaaac
Above is a window of Plasmodium yoelii strain 17X genome assembly, chromosome: 9 DNA encoding:
- a CDS encoding subtilisin-like protease 2, putative; translation: MLRTFYVLSLMLIEFILHKGQYNKHICSKNLKKYNFVGKKHRILASIIEDREKQVEDITDGYKPIFNIYEISAAFHKKKDIADKKKRRRYGNQQSIENRRIAEENERRLSNQLDDIQFIELSNKYPNIGKQNSQQNKVNKINNQNGASNSNDNIRNDEDEDEGEDEDEDDDLIEGRKDNLEEDDLVEKNGANLKRGNMHGQEEKNKNINTTPGNENNSKNVNDNKKSGISLKDKIDNNEQHNSGLKGTTKYLDDNIKTYTFDHYKLITNSDNILNDIKVDASDISKLSINSLSIEYNEVNKTEYTHQRHIVLTNKGNRRYKIFLMTKNPKFTKTEDIEEPEMSFIQTETGENTNEKEDEENYLNENLYSGFGTIDYENGYSKKKKKINSEHASELNDKISNSQNIEKSDSHENEKYNHGFIGKIQSFFSFLSIPSSKKDDSIGSEKKSEERNNVDSKPKLNKKPNDTAKKNNSNKILTVDKVTDQYLLNLKNKNMKEQELIFIFHGDLDLHSKKMKTIINEANVKFTKYINMHFKDVKNIRYDISSPINFVCFFIPIIFDMSNLKILKEALIILHNELKNYIDNWNFSNTYIAFDTDYENEDIDNAMNKLNENMKKYIKKPKKLYNIKYSFLRKMWGLESIFSLSKNRNQKNAGIEEKILNALPKELKEYSTWNLSFIRVFNAWLLSGYGNKNVKICVIDSGVDKNHIDLAKNIYTPKYSDRYEMTDDFFDFMVKNPIDTSGHGTHVSGIAAASANSLGMVGVAPDVNLISLRFIDGDSYGGSFHVIKAINVCILNKSPIINASWGSRNYDTNMFLAIERLKYTFKGKGTVFIAAAGNENKNNDLYPIYPASYKLPNVYSVGSINKFLQISPFSNYGANSVHILAPGHHIYSTTPMNTYKMNTGTSMAAPHVSGVAGLIYSVCHKQGFIPESDEVLDIITRTSIKIVSKDKKTIHNSLINAEAAVLTTLLGGLWMQMDCHFAKFYLNKDQQKNIPVVFSAYKDGMYESDIIIGIQPEDSNSKEYGEIVIPIKILTNPKLKNFNLSPRVGKKIHIDANESNDDILSYICENALYNLYEHDNSFLISSLILFFIGIILIALASIVFFLKHHQSKQRDAEKYMHQKMVDRAHGIKYNFKDAGADGIKRINTMDDNINNHRNTQRFTIVQNEDNMYVLKKKSSIQAKYEPRNELVKRPLVKRPIVKHADINVNFKNIDELYEPQNNSPE
- a CDS encoding DnaJ protein, putative, encoding MIGNKEEAYECFNLATRYMKVGNYSHAKNLFLKSKRMFPEIDITEQIKTCEEKINKSEHIGNDNTTSSNTNNRTYKADQNNLHERHKSKDDGIEKILRTNNFYEILGIPKNSNDETIKSAYKKLAKIYHPDKNKEKGAEEAFKKISKAFQNLINKEKRYEYDNNLEMNSHYPTHRATHFYYSDDVFTPEDLFRSFFGINFATCNNRAFRTNINTENTHNNNNNSNSNSNNNNQRNVSLVQISIFLIMFVIFFLSSYFEQPRAVYSLQKTNYFDTVNYTSLNRIRFYTKRTFGYNYPKNSHPRFQVEFEVEYKYYEHECHVLTKKIKNDYYGQKKKYKQQLNYKDIPESCLKLKTLEDQYNNYIMKLKRR